Proteins encoded within one genomic window of Pygocentrus nattereri isolate fPygNat1 chromosome 7, fPygNat1.pri, whole genome shotgun sequence:
- the LOC108434105 gene encoding extracellular calcium-sensing receptor-like — protein MQLTSIIKVLESLLWLTGLSTTTCKAEPVSCRLWAEPLMPSLSMNGDFIIGGIFSVHFYTTSIQNAYTRQPLQPQCSGSMNFKELRIARAMEFTIHEINNRTDLLPGITLGYQIHDSCGAVPMAVKAALQFTNGMEPFFSDTDSCSKSAAAAVPALVGDSNSTPSISMARILGLFGIAQVSHYATCACLSDKRQYPAFFRTVPSDHHQAAALAKVVKHFGWTWIGAVRSDSDYGNNGMASFLKAAQEEGICVEYSESYYRTQPRSKLERVANVIRRSTARVIVTFLAAGEMRFLLEELARQPPPPMQWIGSEAWIIDPEFLRFNICAGAIGFGTPRSVIPGLREFLLDLSPAQALKSPLLTEFWESSFSCSLKGSSGGARECDGSEDIRALQSPYTDTYTTSNLVYKATYAIAHAIHGVICNDTQCDKSAKFTPWQILDQLKTVNFTIKDIYKVSFDSSGDPVAVYDLINWQVKEDGRLDFVTVGHYDSSKPRGQEFSMSRAISWIGGQTEVPRSVCSESCHPGTRKAVQKGKPVCCFDCIPCAEGEISNKTDSLNCVPCSSEFWPNTQQDSCIPKPVEFLSWDDTLSIILTAFSITGAFIAVCVAVVFYKHKTSPIVRANNSELSFLLLFSLTLCFLCSLTFIGQPSEWSCMLRHTAFGITFVLCISCVLMKTVVVLMAFRATLPGNNAMKWFGPPQQRLSVLAFTLIQVLICVLWLTISPPLPFKNLKQYAERIILECGLGSAIGFWAVLGYIGFLALMCFILAFLARKLPDNFNEAKFITFSMLIFCAVWVTFIPAYVSSPGKFTVAVEIFAILASSFGLFFCIFVPKCFIIMFRPEQNTKKHIMGIVPSRSL, from the exons ATGCAGCTCACTTCGATTATAAAGGTGTTGGAGTCGTTGCTGTGGTTAACTGGACTCAGTACAACAACATGTAAAGCGGAGCCGGTCAGCTGCAGACTGTGGGCTGAGCCTCTGATGCCTAGTCTTTCTATGAATGGAGATTTTATAATAGGGGGGATTTTTTCCGTTCATTTTTACACGACATCCATACAGAACGCCTACACCAGACAGCCGCTGCAGCCACAGTGCTCTGGAAg TATGAATTTCAAGGAACTGCGAATCGCTCGTGCCATGGAGTTCACCATCCACGAGATCAACAACAGAACAGATCTCCTGCCGGGAATCACGTTAGGATACCAGATACACGACTCGTGCGGTGCAGTGCCGATggctgttaaagctgcacttcAGTTTACAAACGGCATGGAACCATTTTTCAGTGATACTGATTCCTGTTCAAAATCTGCAGCCGCAGCTGTTCCTGCTCTCGTAGGAGATTCGAATTCCACCCCATCTATCAGTATGGCCAGAATTCTGGGTCTTTTTGGAATTGCACAG GTGAGCCACTACGCAACCTGCGCATGTCTGAGCGATAAGCGTCAGTATCCTGCCTTCTTCAGGACTGTGCCTAGTGACCACCACCAAGCGGCCGCACTAGCGAAAGTTGTAAAGCACTTTGGCTGGACATGGATTGGGGCAGTGCGCAGCGACTCAGACTATGGGAATAATGGAATGGCTTCGTTTCTAAAGGCTGCGCAGGAGGAGGGAATCTGTGTGGAGTACTCCGAGTCCTACTACAGAACACAACCGCGCAGTAAACTGGAGAGAGTGGCGAACGTCATCCGGAGATCAACAGCCCGGGTAATAGTAACGTTTCTCGCCGCAGGAGAAATGAGGTTTCTGTTGGAGGAACTGGCGAGACAGCCTCCGCCTCCCATGCAGTGGATCGGCAGTGAAGCGTGGATCATTGATCCAGAGTTTCTGCGCTTTAACATTTGCGCTGGGGCGATAGGATTTGGGACCCCCCGCTCGGTGATTCCAGGTCTTCGTGAGTTTCTTCTGGATCTCTCTCCAGCACAAGCACTGAAATCTCCTCTGCTaacggagttttgggagagctcGTTCAGCTGTAGCCTAAAAGGCTCCTCAGGGGGCGCGCGGGAATGTGATGGCAGCGAGGATATCCGCGCGCTGCAGAGCCCGTATACAGACACTTATACAACATCAAACCTGGTGTATAAAGCTACGTATGCCATAGCGCATGCCATCCACGGTGTTATCTGTAATGACACGCAGTGCGACAAAAGCGCTAAATTCACACCATGGCAG ATACTCGATCAGCTGAAGACAGTGAACTTTACTATAAAGGATATCTATAAAGTCTCATTTGATTCCAGTGGAGATCCTGTGGCCGTCTACGACCTCATAAACTGGCAGGTTAAGGAAGATGGTAGGTTGGATTTTGTGACTGTGGGTCACTATGACTCATCCAAACCAAGAGGCCAGGAGTTCAGTATGAGCAGAGCTATCAGCTGGATTGGAGGACAGACCGAG GTACCAAgatctgtgtgcagtgagagctgtcATCCAGGAACCAGGAAGGCTGTACAGAAAGGAAAGCCAGTCTGCTGCTTTGACTGTATACCATGtgcagaaggagagatcagcaACAAGACAG ACTCTCTGAACTGTGTTCCTTGCTCTTCTGAGTTCTGGCCCAACACCCAGCAAGACAGCTGCATCCCCAAGCCTGTGGAGTTCCTGTCCTGGGACGACACTCTGAGCATCATCCTGACAGCGTTCTCCATCACTGGGGCCTTCATAGCTGTATGTGTGGCTGTTGTcttttacaaacacaaaactTCTCCCATCGTCCGAGCCAacaactcagagctgagcttcctgctgctcttctcactgactctgtgtttcctctgctcACTTACTTTCATTGGTCAGCCCTCCGAGTGGTCCTGTATGCTGCGCCACACAGCATTTGGGATCACCttcgtcctctgcatctcctgtgttctAATGAAAACAGtagtggtgttaatggccttcagagctacacttccAGGCAATAATGCTatgaaatggtttgggcctccacagcagagactcagtgttCTTGCCTTCACTCTCATACAGGTCCTAATTTGTGTTCTTTGGTTGACAatatctcctcctctccccttcAAAAATCTAAAGCAATATGCAGAAAGGATAATACTAGAATGTGGATTAGGTTCAGCTATTggtttctgggctgtgctgggttatataggatttctggctcttatgtgttttattttagcttttctAGCTCGGAAGCTGCCTGACAActttaatgaagccaagttcatcacattcagcatgctcatattctgtgcagtTTGGGTTACCTTTATcccagcttatgtcagctctcctggaaagttcactgtagctgtagaGATATTTGCTATTCTGGCCTCAagctttggtttgtttttttgcatttttgttccTAAATGTTTCATAATCATGTTTAGGCCAGAACAGAATACCAAGAAACACATCATGGGTATAGTGCCCTCTAGGTCTCTTTGA